In the Bacillus shivajii genome, one interval contains:
- a CDS encoding YppE family protein has product MTNEEIDHLVKLSNQLLTKNQEALKHFETYRLNNEQADFMSLIKPFADDVHQKADEWMPLAVQFIRDEKPKYLHENQINDAHENIHIEAVTCFQADTKKKRFLERNKSIYYTIDSLLKSINE; this is encoded by the coding sequence ATGACAAATGAAGAAATAGATCATTTAGTTAAACTTTCAAATCAATTGTTAACAAAGAACCAAGAAGCTTTAAAGCATTTTGAAACATATCGTTTAAATAATGAACAAGCTGATTTCATGTCACTGATTAAGCCTTTTGCTGATGATGTCCATCAAAAAGCAGATGAATGGATGCCACTAGCAGTCCAGTTTATCCGTGATGAAAAACCAAAGTATCTTCACGAGAATCAAATAAATGATGCACACGAAAATATTCATATTGAGGCGGTTACTTGCTTTCAAGCGGATACGAAGAAGAAGCGTTTTCTAGAAAGAAATAAGTCCATTTACTACACAATTGACAGTTTGTTAAAGTCGATAAATGAATAA
- a CDS encoding TcaA NTF2-like domain-containing protein gives MRKLGKTIVLFLLLFMITACAEDENWYVVEDVQEREDVVEFLTDYNNMWTRSLEEHSFSMMEPFFVANSHVYHMQRRQHQQLLSERKVEEVVEVIDKEVEVSEAGEYKVTTNEEIQVRQVDQVEVQERARSYYVADSARGYRITLIERQD, from the coding sequence GTGAGAAAGTTAGGGAAAACAATCGTCCTTTTTCTGCTTTTATTTATGATTACTGCATGCGCTGAAGATGAGAATTGGTATGTAGTAGAAGATGTGCAGGAAAGAGAAGATGTGGTAGAATTTTTGACTGATTATAATAATATGTGGACAAGAAGTTTAGAAGAACATTCATTTTCAATGATGGAGCCATTTTTTGTTGCGAATAGTCATGTTTATCATATGCAACGAAGACAACACCAGCAATTATTAAGTGAACGTAAAGTAGAAGAAGTAGTTGAGGTCATTGATAAAGAAGTGGAAGTAAGTGAAGCCGGAGAATATAAAGTAACGACCAATGAAGAGATTCAAGTGCGACAAGTAGACCAAGTCGAGGTGCAAGAACGAGCAAGGTCATACTATGTCGCAGATTCAGCACGTGGCTACCGAATTACTTTAATCGAACGGCAAGATTAA
- a CDS encoding trimeric intracellular cation channel family protein — translation MTWDVFNIIGTIAFALSGVTVAMEEKYDLMGVYVLGFATAFGGGAIRNLLIGLPVSALWEQGTLFTMAFIVMTVAFFFPRVWLHQWKRWGIFFDAIGLASFAIQGALFATSMGHPISAVIVAAVLTGTGGGMIRDVLAGRKPLVLKQEIYILWAFAGGLLIGLNIVDTTWKITLLFIAIIAFRMLSVKYKWSLPVKAPSQQSSSV, via the coding sequence ATGACGTGGGACGTGTTTAATATCATCGGCACGATTGCTTTTGCACTTAGTGGTGTCACTGTAGCTATGGAAGAAAAATATGATCTAATGGGTGTTTACGTTTTAGGCTTTGCAACTGCATTTGGTGGGGGAGCAATTCGAAATTTATTAATTGGTTTACCCGTCTCAGCATTGTGGGAACAAGGCACACTTTTTACGATGGCATTTATCGTCATGACCGTTGCTTTTTTCTTTCCTAGAGTATGGCTTCATCAATGGAAACGCTGGGGAATCTTTTTTGATGCAATTGGGTTGGCGTCATTCGCTATTCAAGGTGCTTTATTTGCAACATCTATGGGACACCCTATAAGTGCTGTCATTGTCGCTGCTGTTTTAACTGGAACAGGTGGTGGAATGATACGTGATGTTTTAGCAGGAAGAAAACCGTTAGTTTTAAAGCAAGAGATTTATATTTTATGGGCTTTTGCTGGAGGACTACTTATCGGATTAAATATCGTGGATACAACTTGGAAAATTACGCTATTATTTATTGCAATCATTGCTTTTAGAATGCTTTCTGTAAAATATAAATGGAGCCTTCCAGTAAAGGCTCCTTCACAACAATCTTCATCTGTTTAA
- the cbpA gene encoding cyclic di-AMP binding protein CbpA, with product MKIKYNIIPKEEVTFVKESYTIKEALQQLEDSGFRCIPILDKTATYFKGNIYAQDIYRAIVKETVNWEDSVMDLCEDESVYIDEQASFFRIFTNIKKYPYLAVHEEDHKFTGILTHANVMSILEDSWGVKTGSYTLTISTHEYQGALNMIVSSLKKHTNIQSMLTLDNESTFFRRVLVTLPKNTTEETLTSVIKHLEKEGFRVFDIEKI from the coding sequence GTGAAAATTAAGTATAATATCATTCCTAAAGAAGAAGTAACATTTGTTAAAGAATCGTATACAATTAAGGAAGCTCTTCAACAACTAGAGGATAGTGGATTTCGTTGTATTCCCATCTTAGACAAAACGGCTACATACTTTAAAGGCAACATTTATGCACAAGACATTTATCGAGCAATTGTTAAAGAAACCGTTAACTGGGAAGATTCAGTTATGGACCTTTGTGAAGACGAATCTGTTTATATCGACGAACAAGCATCATTTTTCCGCATTTTCACAAACATCAAAAAATACCCATACCTTGCCGTTCATGAAGAGGATCATAAATTTACAGGGATATTGACACATGCAAATGTCATGTCAATTCTTGAAGACTCATGGGGCGTTAAGACTGGAAGCTACACATTAACAATTTCAACTCACGAATATCAAGGTGCGTTAAATATGATCGTTTCAAGCCTGAAAAAACATACGAACATTCAAAGTATGCTTACATTAGATAATGAAAGTACTTTTTTCAGACGGGTGCTTGTCACCCTTCCGAAAAATACTACGGAAGAAACACTAACTTCAGTCATTAAGCATTTGGAAAAAGAAGGGTTTCGCGTCTTCGATATAGAGAAAATATAA
- a CDS encoding DUF2524 family protein, translating into MTNSSYLQGAINEIEHVMTNAEEQLTASKKVQPGDPNEFSEAQLQLEAANMELEKILRSATAEQRDQLLRLQQQVHQLQNRMILGL; encoded by the coding sequence ATGACAAACTCAAGTTACTTGCAAGGAGCAATCAACGAGATTGAGCATGTCATGACGAACGCAGAAGAACAATTAACTGCTTCTAAGAAAGTCCAGCCTGGTGATCCGAATGAATTCTCTGAGGCACAGTTGCAACTTGAAGCTGCTAATATGGAGCTTGAAAAAATACTAAGAAGCGCTACTGCAGAACAGAGAGATCAATTGCTGCGATTACAGCAACAAGTTCATCAGCTGCAAAATCGAATGATCCTAGGATTGTAA
- a CDS encoding ATP-binding cassette domain-containing protein, with the protein MTRNILMKNMTFKYLSMLKPVFKNVELNINENWKLGLVGRNGRGKTTFLKILLNELEYEGTVQSTLDFKYFPSYPDSQYDLTALEVLQRYEPNIEVWKIERELTYMGLPPDILYKKFNVLSGGEQTKLLLIELFLSENSFPLIDEPTNNLDLFGRQIVGEYLSNKKGFIVVSHDEYFLNQFVNHILAINKESLDLIKGNVDTWKTEKQNADLLVQEENSKLKGEINRLNDVSRQVNTWGLKRENSTKDASERRLAAKQMKRAKAIKKRTEELIEEKRGLINNIEDIAELKMNVEQPRKQIMFLRNFSILRDGALLFEPINVDIYSSERLFIEGKNGVGKSTLINFILGKEQLETVGDYEITLPKNLSTLSQKNQENIDFSSLMHKLSSKSDKEEFLHLLHQLGINRAHFSDPTSKDWSSGEQKKVFLANALLGKNELFIWDEVTNSLDIMVINQLIDAIKNYNPTMISVDHNEYFVSSIATKKIELTSFY; encoded by the coding sequence ATGACTAGAAATATTCTTATGAAAAATATGACATTTAAATATTTATCTATGCTTAAACCTGTTTTTAAAAATGTAGAGTTAAATATCAATGAGAATTGGAAATTAGGACTTGTAGGGAGGAATGGTAGAGGGAAAACAACATTTTTAAAAATTCTTTTAAATGAACTTGAGTATGAAGGTACTGTACAGTCAACTTTAGACTTCAAATACTTCCCTAGCTATCCCGACAGTCAATACGATTTAACTGCTTTAGAAGTATTACAAAGATATGAACCAAATATAGAAGTTTGGAAAATAGAACGTGAATTAACGTATATGGGATTACCACCTGACATTTTATATAAGAAATTCAATGTACTTAGTGGCGGCGAACAAACAAAACTTTTATTGATTGAGTTGTTTTTAAGCGAAAATTCATTTCCTTTGATTGATGAGCCGACAAATAATTTAGATTTGTTTGGCAGACAAATCGTAGGTGAATATTTAAGTAATAAAAAGGGATTTATCGTCGTTAGTCACGATGAATATTTTTTGAATCAATTTGTTAATCATATCTTAGCCATTAATAAGGAATCATTGGACCTAATTAAGGGAAATGTTGATACTTGGAAAACCGAAAAGCAAAATGCAGATTTACTCGTGCAAGAAGAGAATTCCAAGTTAAAAGGTGAAATAAATCGGCTAAATGATGTATCTAGACAAGTAAATACTTGGGGGTTAAAAAGAGAAAACAGTACAAAGGATGCTTCTGAAAGAAGATTAGCTGCAAAACAAATGAAAAGAGCCAAAGCCATTAAAAAAAGAACGGAAGAATTGATTGAAGAAAAGCGAGGGCTTATTAATAATATTGAGGATATTGCAGAACTAAAGATGAATGTGGAACAGCCGAGAAAGCAAATAATGTTTCTACGTAATTTTTCAATACTGAGAGATGGAGCACTTTTATTTGAACCAATTAACGTAGATATTTATTCATCTGAACGTTTGTTCATTGAAGGGAAAAATGGTGTAGGTAAATCTACTTTAATAAATTTTATACTGGGGAAAGAACAGTTAGAAACTGTTGGTGACTATGAGATAACACTTCCTAAAAATCTATCCACTCTAAGTCAAAAAAATCAAGAAAATATAGATTTTTCTTCGCTAATGCATAAATTATCGTCTAAATCAGATAAAGAAGAATTTTTACATCTACTTCATCAATTAGGTATAAATCGAGCACACTTTTCAGACCCAACAAGTAAGGATTGGAGTTCTGGGGAGCAGAAAAAAGTTTTTTTAGCTAATGCACTATTAGGAAAAAATGAGTTATTTATTTGGGATGAAGTGACCAATAGCTTGGATATTATGGTTATTAACCAACTGATTGATGCTATAAAGAATTATAACCCCACAATGATTAGTGTTGACCATAATGAATATTTCGTTAGTTCCATAGCTACTAAAAAGATAGAATTAACCTCATTTTATTAA
- a CDS encoding group-specific protein: MKKFYIASSFKNINTVRYVSNELIDKGYIQTYDWTKNDRASTIEDLKEIGRQERNAVMKADFIIVLLPAGKGSHIEFGIALGQGKRIYLYSQNDEVNNFEITSTFYHLSQVEKCIGTIDELIKKVTK; the protein is encoded by the coding sequence TTGAAAAAATTTTATATTGCATCGAGCTTTAAAAATATAAATACAGTTCGTTACGTTAGTAATGAATTAATTGATAAAGGTTATATTCAAACATATGATTGGACGAAAAATGATAGAGCTTCAACGATAGAGGATTTAAAAGAAATAGGAAGGCAAGAAAGAAATGCTGTGATGAAGGCTGATTTTATTATTGTATTATTACCAGCAGGTAAAGGAAGTCATATTGAATTTGGTATTGCATTAGGACAAGGCAAAAGAATTTATCTTTACTCACAAAATGATGAAGTAAATAATTTTGAAATAACCAGTACCTTTTACCATTTATCGCAAGTTGAGAAATGTATTGGAACTATAGATGAGTTGATTAAAAAAGTCACAAAATAG
- a CDS encoding histidine phosphatase family protein: MLNIYLTRHGETQWNKENRLQGSKDSELTDNGIENAIMLGKRLSNIDFNAIYSSTSERAFQTAKYITLDKDIPIYTNEDLKEIHFGEWEGKTKEEILAIKNYNIQFRNFWDNPHTYNHKPHKGEGLTVFKQRVEDAVRRVISENHNGNILIVTHAVVIRAILSFTMNISTEQMWEPPFIHGTSLTTFNWDGEQFNYKMIGDTSHFMSETKLYSG; the protein is encoded by the coding sequence ATGCTAAATATTTATCTTACACGTCATGGAGAAACTCAATGGAACAAAGAAAATCGTTTACAGGGTTCGAAGGATTCGGAACTTACAGATAATGGAATCGAAAATGCAATCATGCTAGGAAAACGATTAAGTAATATTGATTTTAATGCCATCTATTCAAGTACAAGCGAAAGAGCTTTTCAGACTGCTAAATACATAACATTAGATAAAGATATTCCTATTTATACTAATGAAGATTTAAAGGAAATTCATTTTGGTGAATGGGAAGGTAAAACCAAAGAAGAAATACTAGCCATTAAGAATTATAATATTCAATTTCGGAATTTTTGGGATAATCCTCATACCTATAACCACAAACCTCATAAAGGTGAAGGATTAACTGTATTTAAACAGAGGGTAGAAGATGCTGTCAGAAGGGTTATTTCAGAGAACCATAATGGAAATATACTAATCGTTACTCATGCAGTAGTGATAAGAGCTATCCTGTCATTTACCATGAATATTTCAACTGAACAAATGTGGGAGCCACCTTTTATTCATGGGACAAGTCTTACAACCTTTAATTGGGATGGAGAACAGTTTAATTATAAAATGATAGGCGATACATCCCATTTTATGTCTGAGACTAAATTATATTCTGGTTAA
- a CDS encoding cysteine hydrolase family protein: protein MKALIVIDYTNDFVADEGKLTSGERGQSIEERITELTKEFIDHNDYVIFAVDVHEENDPYHPETKLFPPHNIRGTKGRKLYGQLGMLLDNTFREEKENIEWIDKTRYSAFQGTDLELKLRERNVHEVHLTGVCTDICVLHTAVDAYNKGFSIVVHQDAVESFDPVGHNWAIEHFKNTLGAKVFVSGKER from the coding sequence GTGAAAGCGTTAATCGTCATTGATTATACGAATGACTTTGTTGCAGATGAAGGGAAATTAACTAGTGGCGAAAGAGGTCAGTCGATTGAAGAACGCATAACTGAACTGACAAAAGAGTTTATTGACCATAATGATTACGTAATTTTTGCAGTTGATGTTCATGAAGAAAATGATCCATACCATCCTGAAACAAAGCTATTCCCACCGCATAATATACGCGGTACGAAAGGGAGGAAGCTTTACGGACAGCTTGGTATGTTATTAGATAATACATTCCGTGAAGAAAAAGAAAATATTGAGTGGATCGATAAGACGAGATACAGTGCGTTTCAAGGTACGGATTTGGAATTGAAATTGCGTGAGCGAAACGTTCATGAAGTACATCTGACCGGTGTTTGTACGGATATATGCGTGTTACATACTGCTGTAGATGCATATAATAAAGGGTTTTCCATTGTTGTTCATCAAGATGCGGTAGAGAGCTTTGATCCAGTAGGGCATAATTGGGCGATAGAACACTTTAAAAATACACTTGGAGCAAAAGTATTTGTTAGTGGCAAGGAAAGATAA
- a CDS encoding AEC family transporter yields the protein MLFIEVVFPVVLVFIIGYIVQAWKKVNLTPISVVTIYILIPALVLVTLYEKELSIDFFYIVLYAFIWLFLMIIITKLYSKLMKKDENTESGLILSTAFMNAGNYGVPIILFAFGEAGFAYAIIFMVTQTIIMTIFGVYYAAKGGTGVRTAINTVMKMPATYTLILVIILQIGDIRIPEPLFNPIELISQAAIPVTMLLLGMQLAGIKLNKLEWSNISFAVSLRLIISPILAFGVTSLMPISSLMQTVLIIVSSMPTAATTTIYAIQFETKPHLVSSVTLISTICSVFTITFLLMLLV from the coding sequence ATGTTATTTATCGAAGTCGTTTTTCCTGTCGTACTTGTTTTTATTATTGGTTATATTGTGCAAGCTTGGAAGAAAGTGAATTTAACCCCTATTTCAGTCGTTACAATTTATATTTTAATTCCTGCTTTAGTTCTCGTAACGTTATATGAAAAAGAGTTATCGATCGATTTTTTTTACATCGTTCTGTATGCCTTTATATGGTTGTTTTTAATGATTATTATTACGAAATTGTATAGTAAATTGATGAAAAAAGATGAAAATACAGAAAGTGGATTGATTCTTTCAACAGCATTTATGAATGCTGGAAATTATGGTGTACCGATTATTTTATTTGCTTTTGGAGAGGCTGGTTTTGCATACGCGATTATCTTTATGGTGACGCAAACCATCATTATGACAATCTTTGGGGTTTATTATGCTGCAAAAGGTGGAACGGGTGTACGAACTGCGATCAATACAGTCATGAAGATGCCGGCTACGTATACGTTAATTTTAGTCATTATTCTACAAATAGGCGATATTCGAATCCCAGAACCGTTGTTTAATCCAATTGAACTTATTAGCCAGGCTGCGATTCCAGTGACGATGCTTTTATTAGGGATGCAGTTAGCAGGGATCAAGTTAAATAAATTAGAATGGTCAAATATTTCATTTGCCGTTAGCTTACGTTTAATTATTTCACCAATCCTAGCTTTTGGTGTAACATCACTGATGCCGATTTCATCACTAATGCAAACCGTCCTTATTATCGTAAGTTCAATGCCAACTGCAGCAACGACGACCATTTATGCGATTCAATTTGAAACAAAGCCACATCTCGTATCAAGCGTAACATTAATTAGTACGATTTGTAGTGTGTTTACGATTACGTTTTTATTAATGCTTCTCGTGTAA
- a CDS encoding ribonuclease H-like YkuK family protein, whose protein sequence is MRNFQVMNYSFENLREKNLSFEQVFERIVQFMKRDPNGKYRLMFGTDSQVHSTYTRFVTGIVIQQEGKGAWACIRKVAVPRRMTNLHEKISYETSLTEEVVSMFTEKRKDELIHIVLPHVYKGATFTVEGHIDIGALSRNKTRYFVREMMSRIESMGIEPKIKPESFVASAYANRYTK, encoded by the coding sequence ATGAGAAACTTTCAAGTAATGAATTACTCATTTGAAAATTTACGAGAAAAAAACTTATCCTTTGAACAAGTATTTGAACGGATTGTCCAGTTTATGAAACGTGATCCTAATGGTAAATATAGATTAATGTTTGGTACTGATAGTCAAGTTCACTCTACCTACACAAGGTTTGTGACTGGTATTGTCATTCAACAAGAAGGAAAAGGTGCTTGGGCGTGTATAAGAAAAGTAGCTGTCCCTAGAAGAATGACAAATTTACATGAGAAGATCTCATATGAAACATCATTAACTGAAGAAGTCGTCTCAATGTTTACGGAAAAAAGGAAAGACGAGTTAATTCATATTGTTTTACCACACGTATACAAAGGTGCAACATTTACAGTTGAAGGACATATTGATATCGGTGCTTTAAGTCGTAACAAAACTAGATATTTTGTTCGTGAGATGATGTCACGAATCGAGTCGATGGGAATTGAACCGAAAATCAAACCCGAATCCTTTGTTGCTAGTGCTTATGCAAATAGATACACAAAGTAA
- a CDS encoding YeeE/YedE family protein: MALQSLNENNQRIQEVTPLPPMQLKPFIIGLFAYIILGIVSYTISGLQMFILSSFGLIFGYTLFHARFGFTSAFRRFMAVGNGEALRAHMLMLAVAITLFAPILHFGIGFFGVDPSGSVAPIGASVIVGSFLFGIGMQLANGCASGVLYQIGGGRTSAIIVLISFIIGSVIGAWHFEFWTETAPNLPGFSLAEHTGLGFFGAWILQLAIFGGIIFLTFYVAKKRRSPKMAVLPTASGWKKIIRGAWPLWAAAVILAVFNALTLMVSGSAWGITSAFALWGSKIAQFIGIDVLQWGYWSGSREVQLEQSIFADRTSVMNFGIFIGATMAAAAGGVLSFTKKLPFKIIMASILGGLLMGYGARLAFGCNIGAYFGGIASFSVHGWVWMIFAMIGTYVALFIRPLFGIKNPKSTDEFC; this comes from the coding sequence ATGGCATTACAGTCATTGAATGAAAACAATCAAAGAATACAAGAAGTAACACCTTTACCACCCATGCAGTTAAAACCATTCATCATCGGTCTTTTTGCATATATAATTTTAGGTATTGTCAGCTATACAATTTCTGGATTACAAATGTTTATTTTATCTTCATTTGGACTTATTTTTGGATATACACTTTTCCACGCTAGATTCGGATTTACTTCTGCATTCAGGCGATTTATGGCTGTAGGAAATGGGGAAGCATTACGTGCCCACATGCTTATGTTAGCTGTAGCTATCACATTATTTGCACCAATCTTACATTTTGGTATCGGCTTTTTCGGCGTTGACCCTTCTGGCTCTGTTGCACCAATTGGAGCAAGTGTCATAGTCGGATCGTTTTTATTTGGAATTGGTATGCAACTAGCTAATGGTTGTGCTTCCGGAGTTCTTTACCAAATCGGTGGAGGTAGGACGTCTGCTATCATTGTGTTGATTAGTTTTATAATCGGCTCTGTTATCGGAGCTTGGCATTTTGAATTTTGGACAGAAACTGCACCAAATCTTCCAGGATTTTCTCTTGCAGAGCACACAGGACTTGGCTTCTTCGGTGCATGGATCCTTCAATTAGCAATCTTCGGTGGGATAATTTTCTTAACATTTTATGTCGCTAAAAAACGTCGCTCGCCAAAAATGGCTGTACTTCCAACAGCCTCAGGATGGAAGAAAATCATCCGCGGTGCTTGGCCACTATGGGCTGCTGCAGTTATTTTAGCGGTATTTAATGCACTAACGTTAATGGTGAGTGGTTCTGCTTGGGGAATCACTAGTGCCTTTGCTTTATGGGGATCTAAAATTGCACAATTTATTGGTATCGATGTCCTGCAATGGGGGTATTGGTCTGGTTCACGTGAAGTTCAACTAGAGCAATCAATTTTTGCAGATCGAACAAGTGTCATGAACTTTGGTATCTTTATTGGTGCAACCATGGCCGCAGCTGCAGGTGGCGTACTAAGCTTTACAAAAAAGCTTCCATTTAAAATCATTATGGCATCTATTTTAGGTGGATTGTTAATGGGTTACGGTGCTAGACTTGCCTTCGGATGTAACATCGGAGCTTATTTCGGTGGTATTGCATCATTTAGTGTTCACGGTTGGGTATGGATGATTTTTGCAATGATTGGGACATATGTTGCTCTATTTATTCGCCCTCTATTCGGTATAAAAAATCCTAAATCAACTGATGAATTCTGTTAA
- the kynB gene encoding arylformamidase, whose product MSWIDISQTLKEKMDVWPGDTHFKYDTTMSIEEGDSVNVGTITMSSHTGTHMDAPFHYDTNGLKLHELPLEYFHGETLVMDVLGKKVIEVDDVKGIDFKGVKKVLFKTRQNGPASYDDFTILSPQLATYLSEKNIHLVGVDSPSVDPLTSKELKAHHALKEANIFILEGLVLNEVKQGFYELFAFPLKIEDADGSPVRAVLKDNKRT is encoded by the coding sequence ATGAGCTGGATTGATATTTCACAAACATTAAAAGAAAAGATGGACGTTTGGCCAGGAGACACACATTTTAAATATGATACGACGATGTCAATTGAAGAAGGAGACTCTGTAAACGTAGGAACAATTACAATGAGTTCTCATACAGGAACACATATGGATGCACCATTTCATTATGACACTAATGGGCTGAAGTTACATGAGCTTCCACTTGAATATTTTCATGGTGAAACGTTGGTTATGGATGTATTAGGGAAAAAAGTAATAGAAGTTGATGATGTAAAGGGAATTGACTTTAAAGGTGTAAAAAAAGTTTTATTTAAAACAAGACAGAACGGTCCTGCAAGTTATGATGACTTTACAATACTTTCTCCACAATTAGCTACATATTTAAGTGAAAAGAATATTCATTTGGTAGGGGTGGATTCACCATCGGTAGATCCATTAACGAGTAAAGAATTAAAAGCTCATCATGCTTTAAAGGAGGCAAATATTTTCATTCTTGAAGGTCTCGTATTGAATGAAGTGAAACAAGGCTTTTATGAACTGTTTGCATTCCCTTTGAAAATTGAAGATGCAGATGGCTCGCCAGTCCGCGCCGTATTAAAGGATAACAAACGTACATAA